In Levilactobacillus brevis, the genomic window TGTGATTGTCCGGCATGACTCACAGATTACGGAAGGCTCCACGGTGAGTGTGAACTACGTGTCCGGCTCGACCAAGCGTATCGAACGCATGGCCCTGTCTAAGCGCAGTGTGAAGCCTAATTCGCGGGTTCTGATTGTGGATGACTACATGAAGGGCGGCGGGACCGTGGGTGGTCTGCGTTCCCTCGTGGACGAATTCGATTCACAACTCGCCGGAGTCGCCGTCTTTGCCGAAGGTGATTTTGACGGTCAACGGACCGTTAGCAAGTACACGTCTTTACTGAAGATTCAGACGGCGGACGAACAGATCCGCGTGGCACCAGGCAATTACCTGACCCAGATCTTTGGTGACGACCAGAATTCATTAAATTAGGAGATATCGGAATGAGCACTAGAAATACGATTATCCTCGCAGCCGGTAAGGGTACGCGGATGAAGTCAAAGTTGTACAAGGTTCTGCATCAGGTTTGTGGCAAGGCCATGGTCGACCACGTGTTGACGCAGGTGGAAAAGACCAACATGGATCAAGTCGTAACGATCGTGGGTTACGGCGCCGATGACGTGAAGGCCACGCTGGGTGACCGGACGCAGTACGCCTTACAGGCCAAGCAATTGGGAACTGGGGATGCCGTCTTACAGGCGGAACCGATCTTAAAGGACGAAGACGGGACCACGCTGATTGTCAGTGGGGACACGCCACTATTCCAGGCCGAAACGTTTGAAGACCTATTCGCTTACCATGAAGCTAAGCACGCGGCCGCAACGATCTTAACGTCCGTGGCGCCTGATCCAACGGGTTACGGTCGGATTGTGCGTAATAACATTGGCATCGTGGAAAAGATTGTGGAACAAAAGGATGCCACTTCCGAAGAACAAGAAATTCACGAAATCAACACGGGCGTCTACGTTTTCGACAATAAGAAGCTGTTCGCCGCCCTTCATGAAACGTCTAACGACAATGCGCAGGGCGAATACTATTTGACCGACGTGATTGAAATCTTGAAGCACCAAGGAGACATCGTGGCCGCTTATAAGATGGCGGACTTCGATGAATCCATGGGGGTTAACGACCGAGTGGCCTTGGCCAACGCAACGAAGATTATGCGTCAACGGATTAACGAACAACACATGCGTGACGGGGTAACCTTGATTGACCCCGAGACCACGTACATCGACGCTGGCGTGAAGATTGGGGCCGACACGATCATCGAACCCGGCGTGCTCCTCAAGGGCGACACGGTGATTGGTGAGGACTGCTATATCGGCGCGCACTCCGAATTACGGAATGCCAAGTTGGCCGATCACGTCACGGTCACGTCCTCCTTACTGGAAGACTCCGACATGGCCAGTGGATCTAACATTGGCCCTAACAGCCATTTGCGTCCGGAATCCCACATTGGGCCTAAGGTACACCTGGGGAACTTTGTGGAAGTCAAGAAGGCAACGATTGGCGAAGGCACCAAGGTGGGCCATTTGACTTACGTTGGGAATGCCAAATTGGGCAAGCACATCAACGTGGGGTGTGGTGTGGTCTTTGTCAATTACGACGGCAAGCACAAGCACGAAACCACGGTGGGCGACGATGCCTTCATCGGCTCCAACTCGAACTTGGTTGCCCCATTGACGGTCGCCGATCACAGCTTCATCGCGGCCGGTTCGACGATTACCGATGCCGTCAACAAGTTTGACATGGCGATTGCCCGGCAACGGCAGACCAACAAACCCAATTATTACCAGAAACTCCCGTATCGCGGTGAAGATTAAGCTGAAGGTCTTGTGTTTCGAGACCCGATAGCATAAAATTATTGTAGTAAATTCTGGCAGATTATTTGCTATTGGAGGAAATTATGGCTACGCAATATTTTGACCCTAAACTAAAGATTTTTGCGTTAAACTCCAACAAACCGTTAGCCCAAAAGATTGCTAACGAAGTTGGTGTTGAATTAGGGAAAACTTCGGTGGACCGGTTCAGTGACGGCGAAATTCGCATTAACATCGAACAGAGTGTCCGGGGAAGCCACGTCTACGTGATCCAATCGACGTCGGCACCGGTTAACGACAACTTAATGGAACTGTTGATCATGATTGATGCCTTACGGCGCGCGAGTGCGGCTACCATCAACGTGGTCATTCCGTACTACGGTTACGCCCGGCAAGACCGGAAAGCCCGCTCCAGAGAACCCATTACGGCTAAATTGGTGGCCAACATGCTCCAAACAGCCGGCGTGACGCGGGTCTTGGCTTTGGACTTGCATGCGGCTCAGATTCAAGGGTTCTTCGACGTTCCCGTGGATCACTTGATGGGCGCACCACTTCTGGCCGATTATTTCCTGACAAACCACTTGGACGAAGATGCCGTCGTCGTTTCACCCGATCACGGTGGGGTGACGCGGGCACGGGCTCTGGCCGAATTCTTGAAGGCACCAATTGCCATCATTGATAAGCGGCGTCCCCGGGCTAACGTGGCCGAGATCATGAACATCATTGGTGATGTCAAAGGCAAACGTTGCATCATGATCGATGATATGATCGATACGGCGGGGACCATTACGTTGGGTTCCCAAGCCTTGATGGACGCTGGCGCGAAGGAAGTCTACGCTAGTTGTACGCATCCGGTGCTCTCAGGCCCTGCGATCGAACGGATCAAGAAGTCACCGATCAAGAAGTTGGTGGTGACGGATTCCATCCAATTAACAGCAGACAAGCAGATCGAAAAGATTCAACAAATTTCCGTCGGTCCCCTGATTGGTCAAGCCATCAAGCGGATCAACGAAAACCGGCCGGTCAGCCCATTGTTCAAGAATCGTTTCCGGAGTCACGAACAATAAAACAGACGAAAAACTTGAGCGGCGCTGAGCGTGGGCTCAAGTTTTTTCTATAATTTTTTTGATAAGTCAACCGTTAGAATTAGTCCACTCGACACATTTGGTGGTTGGGTAGCCGACCTCTAACAAAGGGTATCGGCTCTGGGCTGACGGTTGATTGAAGGGAGTTTACGGTATGAGAAGTTGGCAAAGATGGACGACCGGCTGGCTGGGCGGTGGCCTAGTCGTGGCCTTGGCCATGCGAATTCTGGGGCAACCGTTGATGGTGATTGGTAATCTACTGTTCATGGTCGGCCTAGCGCTGGTTATTTTTGGTTTAATTTGCGTCCTAGCGAAGGGGCATCTCTTCACGGGGTGGCGTCATCGGCGTAAGAAGGGACAAGATCCCTTGCCTGGGGAAAAGGTTGGCGTGCGCCACGTGGCCAGTGTAAAAAATTCCCCCATCGTCTTTAACGGTGGCGCCCGGTTTGGCTTAGCAGCGGGGGCTTGCTACATCGTGGTCGGGATTGTTTTGACCTTGTTCTAATGCGTTATGAACCGATTGGCCTGGTATGTCTTAGTTGAGGAGCCTTACGTTGACCATTGGTTTTTAAGTAGTGAAGCATCGCTAAATGGTTTGGCCCCCAAAGTTTACCAAGTCATCAGGTAGCCGCTCAAATGGTTTCTCGAAGCTGACACCGAGACTAAGGTGAAGGGTGAAGGGAAGTCAGGTCTGATGATGACAAAAAATATTGGCGTTTTAATTGGCGCTATGTTAATCGGTGGGGCCGTCTGGGCTGTGAGTGGGCATCACGCGGTAAGGTTAGTTGCGGCGGATAAAACGCCGGTGGCACGGCTCGCACCACGAGAAAGCAAACGCCCCACCGTAGAACCCGTCGGTCGACGCGGCGGGGGCACAACCAACGCGGAACACGAACCCATCGTGCCCAGCCATGACGCGAAGAACACGGCACCCACGGGGCAAGCCGATTGACCGCTTGCTGGTGGGAATCGGCTCTGAACTTTAGTGGCAAGCGTTAACTTTGATGAGTATGAAGACCTTTACTGTCTGATTTCAATTGGACGGCGAAGGCCTTTTTATCGTCCGAAGATGCAGGGATGACTAAGAACGTATAAAAATAGACGGCCGCAAGCGGACCGTCCAAGAAGTAATTAATTTGAATTTTCATGTATCAAAATGTGTCAATAACTGGAAATTACTAACGTGACGCTAACAATAGTGATGAAACCAGCGGCGTTGCAGTTGCAGCCCATGGCGTAACGACTCAAACAAGCCGCTGCGGTACAGGCACTATCTTAGCCGTGAGTGAGTCAAATTTCGCGAACGGTAAGGCGACCAGTCCAGCCCAATCCAATGCCGCCGTAACGGCTCGTTAGGTTAGTCCAAGGCGTACTTGCGAATGGCCGCCGCGACGCCATCTTCGGCGTTCGTCAGCGTCACCGCTTGGGCGGCGTCCTTGATTTCGTCAATGGCGTTCCCCATTGCGACGCCTAGACCAGCATATTGAATCATGGTCAGGTCATTGCCTTGATCGCCCAGGGCCATGACTTCATCGGCCGTGAAGCCCAGCTTCGTTGCCAATTCACCCAACGTATTTCCCTTGCTGGCCTTCTTGTTCATGACTTCGATGAAGAAGGGTGTGCTTTGAACCACATAGTAGCGGTCGCGAATCTCTTGGGGAATTTCACGGTTGACGCGGTTGATGGTGTCCGGATCGTCAACGAACATGGCCTTGGAAATGGTCAGGTCGCGGTCCATCTCGCCAACTTCGCGGTAACGAATTAGCATCCGCACGAGATTACTTTCGAAGATGGTGTAGCCGCTGATGTCCTTGTTGGCCGTGTAGATGTAGTCTGGCGTTTCAATCTGGAAGTGGATCTGTAGCTTCCGGGAAAGGGCTTCGAGGTCGATATAATCGTCGAAGCTCAGGGAGTGATTGGTCATCATCTTGCCGGAGACCGTCTGTGAAACGGAGCCGTTGTAGGTGATGGCGTACTGTTCGTCACCGCTGAGACCGAGTGCGTCGAGGTAGGGCTGCACACCAGTCAGGGGCCGGCCGGTGCAGAGCACCACTTTAATCCCTTTGGCTGAAGCGGCTTGGACCGCCTCAATCGTGGCTGGTGCCAGTTCGTTCTTTTCGTTCAGTAGGGTCCCGTCGATATCAATCGCAATCATCTTAATTGTCATGTTGTTGTCAATTCTCCTTTTATGCTAAGTCTGGGTTCAATGCGTATTTATAAATGGCCGCCGCCACGCCATCCGCTGCGTTGGTTAGGGTTGTCACGTCGGCGGCCGCCTTGACGCGGTCGTTAGCGTTTCCCATGGCAACCCCCAACCCAGCGGTGGTGATCATCGGTAAATCATTGTCTTGGTCGCCCAGCGCCATCACGTTGGCTAAGTTGTAGCCGAGATGTTGGGTGAGGTCACACAGGGCGTTTCCCTTGCTGGTTTGCGGGTTCATCACCTCGATGAAGTGGGGGTCGGTACGCACCACGTAGAAACGTTTAGCCAGCGCCGGGGGTAAAGTGAGCGCGTCAATCTTGGCCACCTCGTCGATGAAGACGGCGGTCGGCATTAACAGCTGCGGGTCCATCGCCGCGGCCTCGCGGAAGCGCAGGGGTAAGTGCACGAGCTGACTCTCCTTAACCGTATACGGGCTGATGTCGCGATCGGCCGTGTAGAGGTGGTGAGGCGTGACTACGTGGAAATGAACTTGAGCCTTACGGGCAAACGCTTCGAGATCGACATAGTCAGCGTAGCTTAGCGCGTGGCTAAGCAACACGCGCCCGGCGACCGTTTGGACCAACGAGCCGTTGTAGGTAATGGCAAATTGGTCATCGCCCTGAAGTCCCAGCGCGTCCAGATACGGTTGGACGCCGGATAGGGGCCGGCCGGTACACAGCACGACCTTGAGACCCGCGACGCTCGCGGCTTGAACGGCGGCAATGGTGGCCGTGGTCAGTTCGTTTTGTGGATTGAGCAGGGTGCCGTCGATGTCCACGGCAATCAGCTTGATGGTCATTTAATCAGATTCTTTCCGGTCAATCAGTTGGTGGTTCTGGATATAACTACCGAATTCATCGAAGACGGGTTGGAAGATTTCCGGCGCGTCGTTCCCCGGGTTCAACATTTCCTTGGGGAAGAAGAACCGCTGGTCGCCGGTAAACTTGCCCCGAATGGCATTGACCAAGTCGGAGACCGTCGAGAGTTCGCGCAGACTGCCATCCGGTTCCTGGAGTTCAATCTGTGTCAGGGGATGGGTGACTTTCGGGTCGTAGGCGTCGTCGTACGGCAGGTCATAGCTATTGTCCGTGGCCGTGTAGTAGTCAGTGTTGAAGCCGACCGATCCAATTAATTCGCGGAGGTGGGGCAACTGGTCCTTGGTCGTCGCGTCAAAGATGGCGCTCTTGAGCGGCTTACGGTCCAAGAAACGGTGATCCAGATCGGACAGAATTTCGTCCGGGGACTGCCGCCAGTGGGTAAAGTAGGTGGTCAGCACGCCATCATCGAGGTTGAGGTAGTCGTCGAGGTCGAATTGATGATTGAAGAAGGGCAGTAGGAGGTGGGGAATGAAGCTCTCATCACTCTTCCCCGCCTGGTACAGTTCGTTGGCTCGACCCAGCAGATGGTCCAAGATAACCTCCATGGCCCGCGATACCGGGTGGAAGTAGACCTGCTGGTACATTTGAAAGCGGCTGACGATGTAGTCTTCGACGGCGTGCATCCCGTTCATGGCAAAGGCGATGCCGTCCTTGTATGGTCGCATGACCCGTAGAATCCGCGTCAGGTCAAAGGTTCCGTACTCGGTTCCCGTGAAGTAGGCGTCGCGGAGCAGGTAATCCATTCGATCGGCATCGATTTGGCTGGAAATCATCTGGACCACTTGTGGATTCGGATAGGTCTTTTGAATGACACTGGCCACTTCTTGCGGAAAAGTTGGACTGACCCGCCGCAGAATTTGGTTGACTTCCGTCTTTGGCGAGGTCAGAATCTCGGCCGTAATGGCTTCGTGGTCGGTGTGGAAGATGTGCTCAAAGGTGTGGGAGTACGGACCGTGGCCGATGTCGTGGAGTAGCGCGGCACACAGTGCGGTCAAGCGCTCACGGTCGTCCCAACCGCCATCGCCCGGTGTTTGGGTGGGATAGTTCCGTTGGAAGTTATCGCAGATTTGCCGGGTCACCTCGTAGACGCCCAGCGAGTGGGTGAAGCGGGAATGTTCTGCCCCGTGAAAGACCAACGAGGCCGTGCCCAATTGCTTGATACGGCGTAAGCGCTGGAATTCTCGGGTGTTGATAAGGTCTAAGATGACTTGATGCTGAACATAGATATAATTGTGCACGGGATCCCGGAGAACTTTCTCACGGGGTAGTCGCGCGGTTGCATAGCTCACAGTGATTCCTCCTGACATCTTGAAATGATGAGGCATGTGATTCTGAACCAATTGATTCCGAGTTAATCAGCTTGAATAAAGTAATCTATTAATCGGTCGTGAGGCGTGGTTGGCGGCGGGTCATTTGGGCAGTGGCCCGTTCCAGACTCGTCGTGAAGCGTGGTTCCGCCATCATGGCGGCCAGTTTGGCTCGGCTGACGTTCAGGCCAACCGTGTCACAGGCCGTTAAAAAACGTTGCTCGGCGTCGGCTACGGTGAGTGGCTGGTCCAGCAAGGCCGCGGTCGTGGTCATGACGGCGGGATCAACGTCTGGAAAATGCCAGGCGTTGGCTTGGCCGTTGAGTCCGGCCCGGTAGAAGCTACGAATCAAATCACCGCGCATCCCTTGATCGCCGGTAACGCTCAGGTACAGCATGGTTACCAGTGCTTGGGTACTTCGGCGCTGGGCAATCCCAGCGATTTTAAGGCCGTTAACGCTTAGATCATAATCGCCCGGGCAGTAGGAACGCGTAATCTCGTAGTGTTCCAGGGCCAATTCGGGCCAGGCGGCGGCCACGAGCTGCGTCATCTGGGCGTAGGCCGTCTCGACGCTCAGTGGCGGGGTGGTCAGTGGGGAGAAGAGAGAAACGTTGAGGACGCCCCCGTCCGCCACCACGGCTAGTCCGCCGGAATTTCGGAGAACGTAGTCGTAGCCATAGCGCTGAACGGCTCTAATGGCCGCTGTCAGCGCGGGGAGCCGTTTATCCTTAAGTCCCATGATCACGGTCGGTTGCATCGTCCAGAAGTGCAGTATCGGCTGTTTAAGGTGTGGTACGAGGTCGAGCAGGGCATTGGTGTAGCCGAACGCGAGATTCTTCTGATCGGCCGGAATAGGTGTGGAGACGACCTGAATCCGGTCAGTGGGTAAGTCTAAGGGGCCCATCACCCCACCACCTTTCGTCAAGTTATTACGATGTCTCCATTATACTAGAAAACGAGGGTGGCGTCATGGTCTGGACCAATCTAACTTGCTCTTGGCTGAGGAAAAGCTAAAAATAAGCTGGATCCACTTACAAGATTAGGTGTTGTCAGCGACCTTGTCTGAACTAGCCGCCTTACCGTTCGCCAAATTTGGTCTGGATCGCGGTGGGGAGGACGGGCCAAGCCAAAGGGCGGTCTTGTCCCTCGCTTTGAGCCGGTAGACCGCGTCTCGAAGACGCCATTTTCCAAGCAACTCACTTGGAAAATCCCACGGCTGAGACCAAATTTGACTCACTCACGGCTATATGAGCTGGGCTCAACTAATATTGATAAGATTGCCGTCCCAGCGATGTAATCGCCCATTGGGTGGCTTCAACAGTTCGTAACCGGAATCTCTGACAGTTGCAGGTGGTCGATGACGATCAATTTAATAGATTTTAGTCTAATTAGCTGGAAATTAGGAGCTGCTTGGAACTTCCAATTTTTAAGTGACCATTTAAGATGATTTTCCCGCCCCACAAGAGCATAAAAAGTAGGCTTTCCGCGGCAAATGAACTATAATTAATCCAGACAATTCACGGAAAGGAAGTGTGCAGATGGATCAATTATCAGCGGGAGTGCCCGTGATGATTCACCTAGAGACCCATATCAAACAAAACGATGATGTTTCTGACTATCAATTGGATGTTGACGGTCAGCTCGTCCAGATGGGGGCTAACCTTTACTTACGGTACCTCGAACCCGACAACGATACCGGGGAGAAGACGCCGGTGACCATGAAGTTCACGCCGCAAGGGGAGGTTCACCTGACCCGTAACGCCGAGGCGGAACTGCGCCTACATTTTATTAGTGGCAAACGCGTGACGGCCCGGTACAACACCCCTTATGGCATCATGCCGATTGAAACCGTGACCCCATATCTGGAAACGAGTTTTAAGGAAAAACCCTTTAGTGGTAACGTTAAGATTGATTACTTACTGTATGCCGGTGAAGAATTGGTCGGGAACTACAAGATTAGATTGCAATTTACGGCATAAGCGAGTATCATATTTCGTAGACTGTGGAAAGGACGTGCACCAGTTTGGAATTAAAAGTCTTTGAGGGCCAGAATAAAAAGGAATTATCAATGATCGAAGTTGCGCACGCGATTTTGTCGCAACACGGCGATGTGATGGCATTTGCTGACTTAGCAAACGCCGTCCAAGCTTATTTAGGCGACAGCGATGCCGAAGTTCGTGACCGGCTGTCCCAATTCTATACGGATTTAAATGTCGATGGTAGTTTCATTTCTCTGGGTGATAACCTTTGGGGACTGCGAACTTGGTATCCGTTTGAATCCATCGATGAAGCAACGGTTCACGCCGAGGAAGATGAAGATCAACCAAAGCGTAAGAAGCGTAAGAAGGTTAACGCCTTCTTGGCCGACACGACCGATGACGATGACGTGATCGATTACGATGACGACGATCCAGAAGATGATGACACGACCGCTTACGCCGCCAATGACGACGATGACGATGACAGTGCCACTGGGTCAGGGCCAGATCTGGGTAAGTTACAGACCGGCTTAGGCATCGATGACGATGATGAAGAAGACGATACAGAAGACATCCCTGATGGTATCGAAGATCAGCTTTCTCAAATGGAAGCCCCAGATGATGATACCGACAATCTCGACTTTTCCGCCGATGACGACGAAGAAGACGATGATGAAGATGACGACAGCGATCAGAAATAAATTTTTAATGTTCGCTTGACCTTCAGCCAAAAAACAGGTACTATATTTTTTGGGCTCCTTGCTACTTGTAGCGAGGACAACTGGACGGTGAAGTAGCTCCCTATTCCGAATGAATAGGGAGCTTTTTTATAGTTTTAAATCCCTAAATAATCTTACAAGGAGTTTGCACATGACCAAATATATTTTTGTGACTGGCGGCGTGGTTTCATCACTAGGTAAGGGGATTGTTGCGGCATCCCTGGGACGGCTGCTTAAGAATCGCGGTCTCAACGTAACCATTCAGAAATTCGATCCGTACATCAACGTGGATCCCGGTACGATGAACCCTTATCAACACGGGGAAGTCTTCGTGACGGATGACGGGACCGAAACGGATTTGGACTTAGGTCATTACGAACGTTTCATCGATAACAATCTGAACAAGTACTCGAACGTGACGACTGGTAAGATTTATTCGGAAGTTTTGGAAAAAGAACGGCGGGGTGACTACCTGGGAGCAACTGTGCAAGTGATCCCACACATCACCGGCATGATTAAAGAAAAAATCATGCGCGCCGGAAAGACGCTGGGCGCCGACTTCGTGATTACCGAAATCGGGGGGACCGTTGGGGACATCGAATCACAACCGTTCCTGGAAGCCATTCGGCAGATGAAGTCCGAAGTGGGCGACGAAAACGTGGTCTACATTCATACGACGTTAGTGCCAACGCTACACGCGGCTCACGAAATGAAGACGAAGCCCACGCAACATTCCGTGCGGGAACTTCGGAGCATTGGGATTCAACCCAACATTTTAGTGGTCCGGACGGAAAATCACATTACCGATGAGATGCGGCAAAAGATTGCGTTGTTCTGTGACGTTCAACCTTCCGCGGTGATTGAATCCATGGATGTGCCAACGATTTACTCGATTCCATTGCGTTTACAAGAACAAGGCTTAGACCAAATCGTGCTGGATCACTTCAAGGTGGACGCACCCAAGGCCGATATGGCTAAGTGGTCGAAGATGGTGGATCACATGCAAAACCTGAAGCGGACCATCAAGATTGCCTTGGTTGGGAAGTACGTCGGCTTACACGACGCCTACATCTCCGTGGCGGAAGCCTTGCAACACGCCGGTTATCCGGTGGATGCCAAGATTGACCTCGACATGATCGACGCCGAGAAGATTACGGCGGACAACGTGGCGGATATGTTGGGTAGCGCCGACGGGATTATCGTGCCCGGGGGCTTCGGTGACCGTGGGATTGAAGGCATGATTACTGCCATCAAGTACGCGCGGGAACAAGACGTGCCGTTCCTCGGGATTTGCCTGGGGATGCAAGTGGCCAGCATCGAATTTGCCCGGGACATTCTGGGCTACAAGGACGCCAACTCAACGGAAATGGACCCAGAGACTAGCCACAAGATTATTGACTTGATGGCCGATCAGACGGACGTTCACGAAATGGGCGGGACCCAACGGCTAGGGTTGTACCCTTGCAAGCTGAAGCCGGGTAGTAAAGCGGCGGCGGCTTACGACAACCAAGAAATGGTGCAAGAACGCCACCGTCACCGTTACGAATTCAATAACCAATACCGCGCTGAAATGGCGGCTAAGGGTCTGGTCTTCTCCGGAACCTCACCAGACGATCACTTGGTAGAAGTGATTGAATTACCAAAGAAGAAGTTCTTCGTGGCATCCCAATACCACCCAGAGTTCCTCTCCCGGCCAAACCGTCCGGAAGGGTTGTTCCGCGACTTTATTAAGGCAGCAAGCGAAGCATAGAGTGTGGAAGCAGGCGATTAGCTAGCGAGCATTAACGTCAATCAGGTGAAAAGCCTGGGCTTGGCTTTTGGCCTGATTGGGGTTAAGCGCAACTGGCTGCCTGCTGGAACACGTTTCGGCTGTGTGAAATTGGTGCGGAAACTTCGAATCAAAGAAGCAGTTATTCCAGAAAAAGCCCGGGCTTGGCTTTTTGCTTAGCGGGGTTAAGCGCAACTGGCTGCCTGCTGGAACACGTTTCGGCTGTGTGGGGTTGGTGCGGAAACTTCGACGCTAACCAACCGGCCAGCTAGACCCCTTAGTGTGACAAGGGTAACGCCCAGTATAATAGTGGTAGTTGCGTGCTGACC contains:
- the glmU gene encoding bifunctional UDP-N-acetylglucosamine diphosphorylase/glucosamine-1-phosphate N-acetyltransferase GlmU, with translation MSTRNTIILAAGKGTRMKSKLYKVLHQVCGKAMVDHVLTQVEKTNMDQVVTIVGYGADDVKATLGDRTQYALQAKQLGTGDAVLQAEPILKDEDGTTLIVSGDTPLFQAETFEDLFAYHEAKHAAATILTSVAPDPTGYGRIVRNNIGIVEKIVEQKDATSEEQEIHEINTGVYVFDNKKLFAALHETSNDNAQGEYYLTDVIEILKHQGDIVAAYKMADFDESMGVNDRVALANATKIMRQRINEQHMRDGVTLIDPETTYIDAGVKIGADTIIEPGVLLKGDTVIGEDCYIGAHSELRNAKLADHVTVTSSLLEDSDMASGSNIGPNSHLRPESHIGPKVHLGNFVEVKKATIGEGTKVGHLTYVGNAKLGKHINVGCGVVFVNYDGKHKHETTVGDDAFIGSNSNLVAPLTVADHSFIAAGSTITDAVNKFDMAIARQRQTNKPNYYQKLPYRGED
- a CDS encoding ribose-phosphate diphosphokinase, which codes for MATQYFDPKLKIFALNSNKPLAQKIANEVGVELGKTSVDRFSDGEIRINIEQSVRGSHVYVIQSTSAPVNDNLMELLIMIDALRRASAATINVVIPYYGYARQDRKARSREPITAKLVANMLQTAGVTRVLALDLHAAQIQGFFDVPVDHLMGAPLLADYFLTNHLDEDAVVVSPDHGGVTRARALAEFLKAPIAIIDKRRPRANVAEIMNIIGDVKGKRCIMIDDMIDTAGTITLGSQALMDAGAKEVYASCTHPVLSGPAIERIKKSPIKKLVVTDSIQLTADKQIEKIQQISVGPLIGQAIKRINENRPVSPLFKNRFRSHEQ
- a CDS encoding DUF3899 domain-containing protein encodes the protein MRSWQRWTTGWLGGGLVVALAMRILGQPLMVIGNLLFMVGLALVIFGLICVLAKGHLFTGWRHRRKKGQDPLPGEKVGVRHVASVKNSPIVFNGGARFGLAAGACYIVVGIVLTLF
- the yidA gene encoding sugar-phosphatase, whose translation is MTIKMIAIDIDGTLLNEKNELAPATIEAVQAASAKGIKVVLCTGRPLTGVQPYLDALGLSGDEQYAITYNGSVSQTVSGKMMTNHSLSFDDYIDLEALSRKLQIHFQIETPDYIYTANKDISGYTIFESNLVRMLIRYREVGEMDRDLTISKAMFVDDPDTINRVNREIPQEIRDRYYVVQSTPFFIEVMNKKASKGNTLGELATKLGFTADEVMALGDQGNDLTMIQYAGLGVAMGNAIDEIKDAAQAVTLTNAEDGVAAAIRKYALD
- the yidA gene encoding sugar-phosphatase, with the translated sequence MTIKLIAVDIDGTLLNPQNELTTATIAAVQAASVAGLKVVLCTGRPLSGVQPYLDALGLQGDDQFAITYNGSLVQTVAGRVLLSHALSYADYVDLEAFARKAQVHFHVVTPHHLYTADRDISPYTVKESQLVHLPLRFREAAAMDPQLLMPTAVFIDEVAKIDALTLPPALAKRFYVVRTDPHFIEVMNPQTSKGNALCDLTQHLGYNLANVMALGDQDNDLPMITTAGLGVAMGNANDRVKAAADVTTLTNAADGVAAAIYKYALNPDLA
- a CDS encoding HD domain-containing protein, with the translated sequence MTVSYATARLPREKVLRDPVHNYIYVQHQVILDLINTREFQRLRRIKQLGTASLVFHGAEHSRFTHSLGVYEVTRQICDNFQRNYPTQTPGDGGWDDRERLTALCAALLHDIGHGPYSHTFEHIFHTDHEAITAEILTSPKTEVNQILRRVSPTFPQEVASVIQKTYPNPQVVQMISSQIDADRMDYLLRDAYFTGTEYGTFDLTRILRVMRPYKDGIAFAMNGMHAVEDYIVSRFQMYQQVYFHPVSRAMEVILDHLLGRANELYQAGKSDESFIPHLLLPFFNHQFDLDDYLNLDDGVLTTYFTHWRQSPDEILSDLDHRFLDRKPLKSAIFDATTKDQLPHLRELIGSVGFNTDYYTATDNSYDLPYDDAYDPKVTHPLTQIELQEPDGSLRELSTVSDLVNAIRGKFTGDQRFFFPKEMLNPGNDAPEIFQPVFDEFGSYIQNHQLIDRKESD
- a CDS encoding lipoate--protein ligase family protein, coding for MGPLDLPTDRIQVVSTPIPADQKNLAFGYTNALLDLVPHLKQPILHFWTMQPTVIMGLKDKRLPALTAAIRAVQRYGYDYVLRNSGGLAVVADGGVLNVSLFSPLTTPPLSVETAYAQMTQLVAAAWPELALEHYEITRSYCPGDYDLSVNGLKIAGIAQRRSTQALVTMLYLSVTGDQGMRGDLIRSFYRAGLNGQANAWHFPDVDPAVMTTTAALLDQPLTVADAEQRFLTACDTVGLNVSRAKLAAMMAEPRFTTSLERATAQMTRRQPRLTTD
- a CDS encoding DUF1934 domain-containing protein; amino-acid sequence: MDQLSAGVPVMIHLETHIKQNDDVSDYQLDVDGQLVQMGANLYLRYLEPDNDTGEKTPVTMKFTPQGEVHLTRNAEAELRLHFISGKRVTARYNTPYGIMPIETVTPYLETSFKEKPFSGNVKIDYLLYAGEELVGNYKIRLQFTA
- the rpoE gene encoding DNA-directed RNA polymerase subunit delta, translated to MELKVFEGQNKKELSMIEVAHAILSQHGDVMAFADLANAVQAYLGDSDAEVRDRLSQFYTDLNVDGSFISLGDNLWGLRTWYPFESIDEATVHAEEDEDQPKRKKRKKVNAFLADTTDDDDVIDYDDDDPEDDDTTAYAANDDDDDDSATGSGPDLGKLQTGLGIDDDDEEDDTEDIPDGIEDQLSQMEAPDDDTDNLDFSADDDEEDDDEDDDSDQK
- a CDS encoding CTP synthase, which produces MTKYIFVTGGVVSSLGKGIVAASLGRLLKNRGLNVTIQKFDPYINVDPGTMNPYQHGEVFVTDDGTETDLDLGHYERFIDNNLNKYSNVTTGKIYSEVLEKERRGDYLGATVQVIPHITGMIKEKIMRAGKTLGADFVITEIGGTVGDIESQPFLEAIRQMKSEVGDENVVYIHTTLVPTLHAAHEMKTKPTQHSVRELRSIGIQPNILVVRTENHITDEMRQKIALFCDVQPSAVIESMDVPTIYSIPLRLQEQGLDQIVLDHFKVDAPKADMAKWSKMVDHMQNLKRTIKIALVGKYVGLHDAYISVAEALQHAGYPVDAKIDLDMIDAEKITADNVADMLGSADGIIVPGGFGDRGIEGMITAIKYAREQDVPFLGICLGMQVASIEFARDILGYKDANSTEMDPETSHKIIDLMADQTDVHEMGGTQRLGLYPCKLKPGSKAAAAYDNQEMVQERHRHRYEFNNQYRAEMAAKGLVFSGTSPDDHLVEVIELPKKKFFVASQYHPEFLSRPNRPEGLFRDFIKAASEA